A part of Gadus morhua chromosome 17, gadMor3.0, whole genome shotgun sequence genomic DNA contains:
- the zgc:92429 gene encoding cysteine and histidine-rich domain-containing protein 1, with protein MDLCYNKGCGERFDRSTNKEDACLFHPGVPIFHDALKGWSCCRKRTTDFSDFLSIKGCTHGRHNDEKPEEPLRPEVSSEKGGAKRTNGEEIIYRGPKSAEALQRERPSSEEPLKKLPQKVSASLAKVLEKMDLSNRAEQAMKESQVVMPGTRCKNIGCKGTYQGPETNSEICTHHPGAPIFHEGYKSWSCCCIETFDFNAFLDQKGCSTGTHCWIAKQDKKKVACRQDWHQTADTVFVTVYAKNANPEFSFVEANRTVICCDIQFENNKVYKREFHLWGVVDVKHSKVSMVPSKVEISLRKANTVSWGKLEDPNFKAPPEPINTESFGVTAEAPPEWDIEDDDISDSDDEWNYDKPPKKSPWGEEGEEEEKTKEGEKEGEKKKEGEKEGEKEGEKKKVPEEEGEKKMVEKEEEEEEDSFYDDLPPLDD; from the exons ATGGATCTGTGCTACAATAAAGGCTGCGGGGAGCGCTTCGACCGCAGCACCAACAAGGAAG ACGCCTGTCTCTTCCACCCTGGGGTCCCCATCTTCCACGACGCCCTCAAG GGCTGGTCTTGCTGCAGAAAGAGGACAACAGACTTCTCAGACTTTCTCTCCATCaag GGCTGTACCCACGGTCGCCATAACGACGAGAAGCCTGAGGAGCCCCTGCGTCCGGAGGTGTCATCGGAAAAGGGCGGGGCCAAAAGGACCAATGGAGAGGAGATCATCTACAGGGGTCCAAAGTCAGCCGaggccctgcagagggagaGACCCAG ttcagAGGAGCCGCTGAAGAAGCTTCCCCAGAAGGTGTCCGCGTCGCTGGCCAAGGTGCTGGAGAAGATGGACCTCAGCAACCGAGCCGAGCAGGCCATGAAAG AGAGTCAGGTGGTCATGCCGGGAACGAGATGCAAGAACATAGGATGTAAAGGA AcctaccaagggcctgagacaAACTCGGAGATCTGCACGCATCACCCCGGTGCGCCCATCTTCCACGAGGG GTATAAATCCTGGAGCTGCTGTTGCATCGAGACCTTCGACTTCAACGCCTTCCTGGACCAGAAGGGCTGCAGTACAGGGACACATTGTTGGATTGCCAAACAG GACAAGAAAAAGGTGGCGTGCCGACAAGATTGGCACCAGACTGCCGACACAGTGTTTGTGACAGTTTACGCCAAAAATGCAAATCCAGAATTTTCCTTTGTAGAAGCCAACCGTACAGTG ATCTGCTGCGACATCCAGTTTGAAAACAACAAGGTGTACAAAAGGGAGTTCCACCTATGGGGA GTGGTGGATGTGAAGCACAGCAAGGTAAGCATGGTTCCCTCCAAGGTGGAGATCTCGCTTCGCAAGGCCAACACCGTCTCCTGGGGCAAGCTGGAGGACCCCAACTTCAAAGCCCCGCCCGAGCCAATCAACACAGAATCCTTCGGCGTAACGGCGGAGGCCCCGCCCGAGTGGGACATCGAAGACGACGACATCAGCGACTCGGACGACGAGTGGAATTACGACAAGCCCCCGAAGAAGTCGccgtggggggaggagggggaggaggag gagaagacgaaggagggggagaaggagggggagaagaagaaggagggggagaaggagggggagaaggagggggagaagaagaaggtaccggaggaggagggtgaaaagaagatggtggagaaggaggaggaggaggaggaggacagtttTTATGACGACCTGCCCCCGCTGGATGACTGA